One uncultured Carboxylicivirga sp. genomic window, AAATATTCTGGTACAATCACCCCTTCGCATAATTGTTCGTTGTTGGACCCGGGCAGAAGATCAAATGGCTAAAGTATATCCGTCATTCAAAGAAATGAAACAGTTTGAATTGATGGCTATTTCTAATCGTTTAACCGAGTTTGGAATTAAAAAGGTGCGTAAACTTGGCCATCAGATGGAGTTTGACCAAATCAGAGATTATATCAAAGGCGATGATATAAGAACCATTAACTGGAAAGCCACAGCTCGCAGAAATCATTTAATGGTCAATCAGTACAGGGAAGAGAAATCGCAACAGGTGATCTCAATAATTGATCTGGGACGTGCCATGAAGATGCCTTTTGAAGGGATGACCCTACTTGATTATGCGATCAATACTTCATTGGTAATGTCAAAGATTGCCATGTTAAAAGAAGATAAAGCAGGTCTTATTACTTTTAATAACGAAATACGAACTGTTGTACCACCGCAACGAGGTGGCAAGCAGATGCAAATTATAATGGAGGCTCTTTATAATCAATTAACAGGTTTTCAGGAACCAAATATAAGGGCATTGTATGCTACTATTCGCCGACAAGTTCATCACCGGAGTTTGCTGATAATTTATACCAACTTCGAAAGTTTAAGTTCTGCTAAGCGCCAAATCCCAATGCTTCAGAAAATGGCAAAAGATCATTTGGTGATGGTTGTATTTTTTGAAAATACTGAACTACGTAAACTAACTGAGGATAAAGCAACAGACATGGAAGGCATCTATGTTAAAACGATCGCAGAAAAGTTTGCTTATGATAAAAAGTTGGTAGTTCATGAACTTGAAAGACATGGGGTGCATACTATCCTAACTGAGCCTGGAAAGCTTACTGTTGAAACGATTAACAAATATCTGGAACTAAAAGCAAGGGGTTTGATATAAAATTGGTCAAAATCCACTTTTTTAAAATCGACCCCTAAAAATTCAACTTTCTTTACTTCTATTTTTCAAAATCGATCAAAATTACCCTCTTAAATGGATCGTTT contains:
- a CDS encoding DUF58 domain-containing protein, whose product is MAKLRVRGRIFFSRLFYYCLAAIILTIAFGQFNELFFILGTLGLGLLGAVIILDIILLFYVQRDAIEANREIDEKFSNGDLNKVKLVFINNYRFPVRLCIIDEIPVQFQQRNFNLKLMLTPGQSEKISYDLRPVERGEYHFGALNILVQSPLRIIVRCWTRAEDQMAKVYPSFKEMKQFELMAISNRLTEFGIKKVRKLGHQMEFDQIRDYIKGDDIRTINWKATARRNHLMVNQYREEKSQQVISIIDLGRAMKMPFEGMTLLDYAINTSLVMSKIAMLKEDKAGLITFNNEIRTVVPPQRGGKQMQIIMEALYNQLTGFQEPNIRALYATIRRQVHHRSLLIIYTNFESLSSAKRQIPMLQKMAKDHLVMVVFFENTELRKLTEDKATDMEGIYVKTIAEKFAYDKKLVVHELERHGVHTILTEPGKLTVETINKYLELKARGLI